CCGGCGGTTAATCAGTTCGGCATGGCTCCCGTCGTAATAGGAGATCATCCGCACGCCGTCCCATTTGATCTGGGCGATCCACTGGTCCCCGCTTGGAAGCACAGAGGCTAACACAGGCTCAAACGGAGTGACGGGTTGAAGCTGAAGGGAGCTGTCCAGCTTGGCGGCGGGTGCAGACGTCCGGCCGCTAGGCACCGGTGCCCTTGCTCTTCGCGCTTCTGCGCTTCGGCTTCGGGGCAATCACCGGAATCGGTCCGGTGGCTTCATCTACAACCGGGGCGGCGGGTGTATCGGTTGTAGTCGTGGCGGCAGTGGCCTTGGCCGGACGTTTCTTCGCTCCTGCAGCAGTCTTCGGCTTAGCCCCGCTGCCTCCCTTGGCGGGTCCGGGATCGGAAGGAATATGCTGCACTGCCTCGATACTGGCCTGTAGGGCGGCCATTAGATCGATAACATTATTCTCCTGGCGGGCGGGAGCAATATGGAACTCTTCGCCTGCAATCTTATGCGTGATCAGATCAAGCATCCGCTGGCGGTAATCATCGGTGTATTTGGCAGGCTCGAACGGGGTGGACAGCTGTGAAATCAGCAGCTTGGCCATGTCCAGCTCTTTGTCGTTCACACTGCCCGGCTCCGGCAGGCCCGGGACCTGTGATACCGGACGGACCTCGTCCGGGTAATAGATCGTCTCAATCGCCAGGCAATCGGCCAGGACGCGGATGGCGGCCAGACTGCTTTTGGAGCGGATGGAGATCTTGGCAATACCTATCTTCCCGGTCTGACGCATCGC
This genomic interval from Paenibacillus sp. FSL H8-0332 contains the following:
- a CDS encoding Ku protein, whose protein sequence is MHTVWKGAISFGLVHVPVKMFSATEDKDISLRYIHKECGSPLSYVRKCPVCDKEVAWEEIGKGYEYEKGKFVLFDKEELDQLSEESSKSITILDFVDLTEIDPIYFQKTYYLSPDQAGANAYRLLMEAMRQTGKIGIAKISIRSKSSLAAIRVLADCLAIETIYYPDEVRPVSQVPGLPEPGSVNDKELDMAKLLISQLSTPFEPAKYTDDYRQRMLDLITHKIAGEEFHIAPARQENNVIDLMAALQASIEAVQHIPSDPGPAKGGSGAKPKTAAGAKKRPAKATAATTTTDTPAAPVVDEATGPIPVIAPKPKRRSAKSKGTGA